The Anoxybacillus flavithermus genome has a segment encoding these proteins:
- a CDS encoding regulator: MIVATIERLQLLDFAEELGKMIVQSDVAEEYRRCFYHMQQDEKAQQLIRRFVQLKERYEEVQRFGKYHPNYKEVTKQVREAKRELDLYGPIAAFKQAEKNMQSLLDEISTMIGRAVSENIKVPTGNPYFDSLSCGGGCGSGGACGCRTK, from the coding sequence GTGATTGTAGCAACGATCGAACGATTGCAGTTGTTAGACTTTGCTGAAGAGCTTGGCAAAATGATTGTCCAATCAGACGTGGCGGAGGAATACCGTCGCTGTTTTTATCATATGCAACAAGACGAAAAAGCGCAGCAACTTATTCGCCGATTCGTTCAGCTAAAAGAACGGTACGAAGAGGTACAGCGCTTTGGCAAATATCATCCAAACTATAAAGAAGTCACAAAACAAGTACGTGAGGCGAAACGTGAACTGGATTTATACGGTCCGATTGCCGCGTTTAAACAAGCAGAAAAAAACATGCAGTCGTTGTTAGATGAAATTAGTACGATGATCGGTCGCGCCGTATCTGAAAACATTAAAGTGCCGACGGGAAATCCGTATTTCGATTCTTTATCTTGCGGTGGAGGATGCGGATCTGGCGGCGCGTGTGGCTGTCGGACGAAGTGA
- a CDS encoding cytochrome c oxidase subunit II, which produces MKKWLRNWRLVSLVSAMALLLAGCGKPFLSTLQPAGEVADMQYKLMLLSTTIMVIVIAVVTIIFLYVVTRFRRRKGEENKIPKQVEGSHTLEIIWTVIPIILLIILAVPTVLYTFKLADVKPMNKKERDVVVVNVRANLYWWEFEYPDYGIITSQDLVVPTGERVYFNLKASDVKHSFWIPAVGGKMDTNTDNTNQFFLTFDDKRAEEAGRLFYGKCAELCGPSHALMDFKVKALPRAEFDQWVEKMKNAKPVASTDPVVKQGEEIFNKSCIGCHAVTPVDGRPEQARLAPNLGNFADRQRIAGVLEHNEENLKAWLKDPEKIKPGNKMTGTYPQLSDQEIDALTKYLMTLSVE; this is translated from the coding sequence ATGAAGAAGTGGCTACGAAATTGGCGCTTGGTTTCTCTTGTATCCGCCATGGCGCTTTTGCTAGCTGGTTGCGGTAAGCCGTTTTTATCGACGCTTCAGCCAGCAGGGGAAGTAGCTGACATGCAGTATAAGCTTATGCTGCTCAGCACGACCATCATGGTCATCGTCATTGCGGTTGTAACAATTATCTTCCTTTACGTTGTGACTCGCTTCCGCCGTCGTAAAGGGGAAGAAAACAAAATTCCAAAACAAGTAGAAGGAAGCCATACACTTGAAATTATTTGGACAGTTATACCGATTATTTTGCTAATCATTTTAGCTGTTCCGACGGTTTTATACACGTTTAAACTTGCGGATGTAAAACCGATGAACAAAAAAGAGCGTGACGTCGTTGTCGTCAACGTTCGCGCGAACTTGTACTGGTGGGAGTTTGAGTACCCAGATTACGGCATTATTACAAGCCAAGATTTAGTCGTTCCAACAGGCGAACGCGTGTATTTCAATTTAAAAGCATCTGACGTCAAACACTCGTTCTGGATTCCAGCTGTCGGAGGAAAAATGGATACAAATACAGATAACACAAACCAATTTTTCCTCACATTTGATGACAAACGTGCCGAAGAGGCAGGTCGTCTATTTTACGGAAAATGTGCGGAGCTTTGCGGCCCGTCGCATGCGTTGATGGACTTTAAAGTGAAGGCGCTTCCTCGTGCGGAGTTTGATCAATGGGTAGAAAAAATGAAAAATGCGAAACCTGTTGCATCGACAGACCCAGTTGTGAAGCAAGGGGAAGAAATTTTCAACAAAAGCTGTATTGGCTGTCACGCGGTCACGCCGGTCGATGGTCGCCCTGAGCAAGCGCGCCTTGCGCCAAACTTAGGAAACTTTGCGGATCGTCAACGCATTGCAGGCGTATTGGAACATAACGAAGAAAACTTAAAAGCTTGGTTAAAAGATCCAGAGAAAATAAAACCAGGCAACAAAATGACAGGCACATATCCTCAATTGTCTGATCAAGAAATTGACGCATTAACAAAATACTTAATGACATTATCTGTTGAGTAA
- a CDS encoding cytochrome c oxidase assembly factor CtaG, which produces MPLSIFGFEAMWSPYFFIVLVAVTIAYFWLVNRSKEQTTTKQKTLFVTAIVLLYICKGSPIDLLGHLMFSAHMTQMAVLYLMVPPLLIKGIPSWMFEALFRMRIVRSTFTFFTKPLIALFLFNGIFSLYHVPLIFDVVKTNMWLHALMTTAIFIAAVMMWWPLVNDVRGFQTLSGVKKIGYIFADGVLLTPACALIIFADTPLYATYYDPAAWMNALALCVPQSTLSSLELSGPEMFSSMSLLHDQQLGGVLMKIIQEIVYGVMLFFIFIEWYRKERDEEHVAVQTTK; this is translated from the coding sequence ATGCCGTTAAGTATATTTGGTTTTGAAGCCATGTGGAGTCCGTACTTTTTTATCGTTTTAGTCGCTGTGACGATCGCTTATTTTTGGCTCGTTAACCGTTCAAAAGAGCAAACGACAACAAAGCAAAAAACGTTGTTTGTTACCGCGATCGTGTTACTTTACATTTGTAAAGGCTCCCCGATCGATTTGTTAGGTCATTTAATGTTTAGTGCGCATATGACGCAAATGGCTGTCCTTTATTTAATGGTGCCACCGCTACTTATTAAAGGCATTCCGTCGTGGATGTTTGAAGCGTTATTTCGCATGCGCATCGTTCGTTCAACGTTTACGTTTTTCACAAAACCGTTAATTGCGTTATTTTTGTTTAATGGCATTTTTTCGCTATATCACGTGCCGCTTATTTTCGATGTTGTGAAAACAAATATGTGGTTACATGCGCTGATGACAACAGCTATTTTCATCGCTGCTGTCATGATGTGGTGGCCGCTTGTTAATGATGTACGTGGTTTTCAAACGCTGTCTGGCGTAAAAAAAATCGGCTACATTTTTGCGGATGGGGTGCTGCTTACTCCAGCGTGTGCGCTCATTATTTTCGCAGATACACCGCTCTATGCGACGTATTACGACCCAGCGGCTTGGATGAACGCGTTAGCGCTTTGTGTGCCACAAAGCACGTTATCGTCACTTGAATTGAGTGGGCCGGAAATGTTTAGCTCGATGTCTTTGCTGCACGATCAACAGCTCGGTGGCGTTTTAATGAAAATCATTCAAGAAATTGTATATGGAGTGATGTTATTTTTCATCTTCATTGAATGGTATCGAAAAGAACGTGATGAAGAACACGTGGCTGTTCAGACGACAAAATGA
- a CDS encoding phosphopantetheine adenylyltransferase gives MASIAVCPGSFDPVTYGHLDIIRRGAKVFDKVYVVVLNNSSKKPLFSAEERVQLLEEVTKDLHNVVVDSYQGLLVDYAKSKHASAILRGLRAVSDFEYEMQITSMNRILNEQIETFFMMTNNQYSFLSSSIVKEVAKYNGNISELVPKVVEEALRKKFAHAENHL, from the coding sequence ATGGCAAGCATTGCGGTATGTCCAGGAAGCTTTGATCCTGTTACATATGGACATTTAGATATTATTCGCCGCGGAGCGAAAGTGTTTGACAAAGTGTATGTTGTCGTATTAAACAATTCATCAAAAAAACCGTTATTTTCAGCAGAAGAGCGAGTGCAGCTGCTAGAAGAAGTAACAAAAGATTTACATAACGTCGTCGTTGACTCTTATCAAGGCTTGCTTGTTGATTATGCGAAAAGCAAACACGCAAGCGCCATTTTGCGCGGCTTGCGTGCTGTTTCCGATTTTGAATACGAAATGCAAATTACATCGATGAACCGCATATTAAATGAGCAAATTGAAACGTTTTTTATGATGACAAACAACCAATACTCCTTTTTAAGCTCAAGCATCGTGAAAGAAGTCGCGAAATATAACGGCAACATTTCCGAGCTTGTGCCAAAAGTTGTCGAAGAAGCGCTCCGAAAAAAGTTTGCTCATGCAGAAAACCACCTTTAA
- a CDS encoding CBS domain-containing protein, with amino-acid sequence MPKVKEMMTTEVECCTPLDNMYEAAVKMRDYNVGAIPITDGNRLIGIVTDRDLVIRGIAEKKPGSTAVTEVMSEQLVTISPDASVEEATRLMAKYQIRRLPVVEGDTLIGMMSLGDLAIHEASDEQAGEALSEISQYH; translated from the coding sequence ATGCCGAAAGTAAAAGAAATGATGACAACAGAAGTCGAATGTTGTACACCGCTTGATAATATGTACGAAGCAGCGGTAAAAATGCGCGATTATAACGTCGGTGCTATTCCGATTACAGATGGAAATCGCCTCATCGGCATTGTGACGGACCGCGACTTAGTCATACGCGGTATCGCAGAAAAGAAACCGGGTTCAACAGCGGTGACAGAAGTGATGAGTGAACAGCTTGTGACGATTTCACCAGACGCGTCTGTGGAGGAGGCGACTCGGTTGATGGCAAAATACCAAATTCGCCGCTTGCCTGTTGTCGAAGGCGATACGTTAATTGGGATGATGTCGCTTGGCGACTTAGCGATTCATGAAGCAAGCGACGAACAAGCAGGGGAAGCGTTATCTGAAATCTCACAATATCATTAA
- a CDS encoding sporulation integral membrane protein YlbJ, whose amino-acid sequence MKEKWKTLLLSSIIICLCIALLRYPQHSFEAAVRGLHMWWDVVFPSLLPFFIVSEILIGFGVVHFLGVLLEPFMRPLFKVPGIGGFVWAMGMASGYPAGAKLTARLRQQQQLSAIEAERLVSFTNSSNPLFIFGAISVGFFHNPNIGIILALSHYLGNICVGLMMRFYGKDENDAVQKQTKSLLRQAFRAMHETRLKHSQAIGKLLGDAVRSSIQTLFMIGGFIILFSVLNKLLYITNITKWLADIVQYAFAFFHLPSELSVPFIAGLFEITLGSQMASEATNATLLQKVIITSFILAFGGFSVQAQVASILAEAHIRFQPFFIARIFHGFFAAFFAFILWKPLYVQPLESAETLPVWLPEATIRWPILYIHWIEQYGFFVTAIACFLYVFSAFRREKPPV is encoded by the coding sequence GCATATGTGGTGGGATGTCGTCTTCCCATCTCTTCTTCCTTTTTTTATTGTATCAGAAATTTTGATCGGCTTTGGCGTCGTTCATTTTCTCGGCGTATTGCTTGAACCGTTCATGCGTCCGCTATTTAAAGTGCCGGGCATCGGCGGGTTCGTTTGGGCGATGGGCATGGCTTCGGGATACCCTGCCGGTGCAAAACTGACTGCTCGCCTAAGACAGCAACAACAGCTTTCCGCCATCGAGGCGGAACGACTCGTCTCGTTCACAAACTCATCTAATCCGCTTTTTATTTTCGGGGCGATTTCCGTCGGTTTTTTTCATAATCCGAACATCGGCATCATTCTTGCTTTGTCCCATTATCTCGGCAACATTTGCGTCGGGCTGATGATGCGCTTTTACGGAAAAGACGAAAACGACGCGGTTCAAAAACAAACAAAAAGCCTTTTGCGCCAGGCGTTTCGCGCCATGCATGAAACGCGCTTAAAACATAGCCAAGCCATCGGAAAGCTGCTTGGAGATGCGGTTCGTTCCTCCATTCAAACGCTTTTCATGATCGGTGGATTTATTATTTTATTTTCTGTTTTGAATAAGCTACTTTATATTACAAACATAACGAAATGGCTAGCCGACATCGTACAATACGCCTTCGCATTCTTTCACTTACCTAGCGAACTAAGCGTTCCATTCATCGCCGGGTTGTTTGAAATTACGCTCGGCAGCCAAATGGCAAGCGAGGCAACAAACGCAACGCTATTACAAAAAGTCATTATTACAAGCTTTATTCTTGCTTTTGGCGGTTTTTCCGTCCAAGCACAAGTCGCAAGCATTTTAGCGGAAGCACATATTCGCTTTCAACCGTTTTTTATCGCTCGTATATTTCATGGTTTTTTCGCTGCTTTTTTCGCATTCATTCTTTGGAAACCGCTGTATGTTCAGCCGCTTGAGTCGGCAGAAACGTTGCCTGTTTGGCTTCCGGAGGCAACGATCCGTTGGCCGATATTATACATACATTGGATCGAGCAATATGGCTTTTTTGTGACTGCAATCGCATGTTTCCTATATGTCTTTTCGGCTTTCCGACGTGAAAAACCACCTGTTTAA
- a CDS encoding cytochrome (ubi)quinol oxidase subunit III — translation MHVEEKLTPETFPAEPEKATLEGKNKFLGFWFFLGGETVLFASLFATFLALRDSVANGPTAEELFKMPIVFLATMLLLTSSLTSVYAMHHMRNFDFKKMQLWLGITVLLGAGFLALEIYEFTEYVHEGFKFSTSAFSSSFYTLVGTHGGHVAFGLLWIITLMVRNAKRGLNLYNAPKFYVASLYWHFIDVVWVFIFTVVYLMGMVG, via the coding sequence ATGCACGTGGAAGAAAAATTAACGCCGGAGACGTTCCCGGCAGAGCCTGAAAAAGCCACCCTTGAAGGGAAAAATAAGTTTTTAGGTTTCTGGTTTTTCCTCGGCGGAGAGACGGTATTGTTCGCCTCTCTCTTCGCCACATTTTTAGCATTGCGAGACTCTGTAGCGAACGGCCCAACTGCAGAAGAATTATTTAAAATGCCGATCGTCTTTTTAGCGACGATGCTGTTACTAACAAGCAGTTTAACGAGCGTATATGCGATGCATCATATGCGCAACTTCGACTTCAAAAAAATGCAACTTTGGCTCGGCATTACCGTATTGCTCGGTGCAGGCTTTTTAGCGCTTGAAATTTACGAGTTTACAGAGTATGTACATGAAGGATTTAAATTTTCAACAAGTGCGTTTTCTTCATCGTTTTATACGTTAGTTGGTACGCACGGAGGCCACGTAGCGTTCGGTTTACTTTGGATTATTACGTTAATGGTTCGCAACGCAAAGCGTGGGTTAAACTTATATAACGCACCGAAGTTTTACGTTGCTAGCTTATATTGGCACTTTATCGACGTCGTTTGGGTGTTCATTTTCACGGTCGTATACTTAATGGGAATGGTGGGGTGA
- a CDS encoding methylthioribose kinase: protein MIQRFIELGEGYSDIYELIEIAKSNRHRLSGLFAFHTMKDGKALTSFVVVLHPTDPGDFQPLYICREGIPHPSVKVTKRYELFLDLAKELNQDIIHLDVKPSNFFADLQLYYQHLIGIMRMNRFIPPLQ, encoded by the coding sequence ATGATTCAACGTTTTATTGAATTAGGGGAAGGATATTCTGACATTTATGAGTTAATTGAAATTGCGAAATCAAACCGTCATCGTTTATCAGGTTTGTTTGCTTTTCATACGATGAAAGACGGCAAGGCGCTCACGTCGTTCGTCGTCGTGCTTCATCCGACAGATCCTGGCGACTTTCAACCGCTATACATTTGCCGTGAAGGCATTCCACACCCGTCTGTGAAAGTGACAAAACGATATGAGTTGTTCCTCGATTTAGCGAAGGAACTGAATCAAGACATTATTCATTTGGACGTCAAACCGTCTAACTTTTTTGCGGACTTACAATTGTACTATCAGCATTTAATCGGCATTATGCGCATGAATCGATTTATTCCGCCACTACAATAA
- a CDS encoding sporulation integral membrane protein YtvI codes for MKAGVVSLFEKIPKRSVYMILILLAIVLLTYWVAPIAVPILFAFITAIFLEPAVKVAQQRIGFKRQSATLLVFSLFTLFMFLSGYFIITKIVTEAFHFFRHSPMYLNEMIAGWNELVARWYKQTEKLPPFVVAELSHQVDLFLTKLKTQLTASLSFHKVSALVANVPTFLINFLVYLITLFLFMHDLPKIREAIFSHLTEETKEKVHFMLSRLSYVVFGFWKAQFLVSLIIFAVSLVGLLLITPKVALFTAFIIWVIDFIPIIGSIIVMAPWAIFHFVTGDTVLATKLSILGVILLILRRTIEPKVMGAHIGLSPLATLISMYLGVKMMGALGLILFPLLLIALKSAKEAGIIKLNFKL; via the coding sequence ATGAAAGCAGGTGTCGTTTCGTTGTTTGAGAAAATTCCAAAGCGGTCCGTATACATGATCCTTATTTTACTTGCGATCGTCTTATTGACGTACTGGGTCGCTCCGATTGCTGTTCCGATTTTATTTGCGTTTATTACCGCTATTTTTTTAGAACCTGCCGTCAAAGTAGCACAACAGCGGATCGGGTTTAAACGGCAGTCCGCCACGCTTCTTGTATTTAGCTTGTTTACATTGTTTATGTTTTTGAGCGGCTATTTTATTATTACAAAAATTGTCACAGAGGCGTTTCATTTTTTTAGGCATTCGCCTATGTACTTAAATGAAATGATCGCCGGCTGGAATGAACTTGTTGCGCGCTGGTACAAGCAGACGGAAAAATTGCCGCCGTTCGTTGTAGCGGAACTGAGCCATCAAGTCGATTTATTTTTAACAAAGTTAAAGACGCAACTAACGGCTTCGCTCAGCTTTCATAAAGTGAGTGCGCTCGTGGCGAATGTTCCAACGTTTTTAATTAACTTTCTCGTGTATTTAATTACTTTATTTTTATTTATGCATGACTTACCGAAAATACGCGAAGCGATTTTTTCGCATTTAACTGAAGAAACGAAAGAAAAAGTGCATTTTATGTTGTCGCGGTTATCGTATGTCGTATTCGGTTTTTGGAAAGCGCAATTTCTCGTGAGTTTAATTATTTTTGCCGTTTCGTTAGTCGGACTGTTGTTGATTACACCGAAAGTGGCATTGTTTACAGCGTTCATTATTTGGGTGATCGACTTTATTCCGATTATCGGTTCGATCATTGTTATGGCACCTTGGGCCATTTTCCACTTTGTTACAGGCGATACAGTACTAGCAACTAAACTATCGATTCTCGGCGTCATTTTGCTTATTTTACGTCGAACCATTGAACCGAAAGTGATGGGCGCACATATCGGTTTATCGCCACTCGCAACGCTTATTTCCATGTATTTAGGTGTGAAAATGATGGGAGCACTCGGGCTTATTTTATTCCCACTTTTACTTATCGCCTTGAAATCAGCGAAAGAAGCAGGCATTATTAAATTGAACTTTAAATTGTAA
- a CDS encoding cytochrome c oxidase subunit IVB produces MANHTHVQNPKVDVQYRRKKNAEEMKHQIISFTLMIFLTLIAFFAVGYEGFSAWFSVPFILLLAVVQVIFQLYYFMHMSHKGHELPALFIYGGVAVAFVTIWAFLTVVWI; encoded by the coding sequence ATGGCAAATCATACACATGTACAAAACCCAAAAGTAGATGTACAATATCGCCGCAAAAAGAATGCGGAAGAAATGAAACATCAAATCATTTCGTTTACGTTAATGATCTTTTTAACGCTCATCGCCTTTTTTGCGGTTGGATATGAAGGATTTTCCGCTTGGTTTTCTGTACCGTTCATTTTATTGTTAGCGGTCGTGCAAGTTATTTTCCAACTGTATTACTTTATGCATATGAGCCATAAAGGACACGAACTGCCAGCACTGTTTATCTACGGCGGGGTAGCCGTGGCGTTCGTTACGATTTGGGCGTTTTTAACAGTCGTCTGGATTTAA
- a CDS encoding cytosolic protein, which translates to MSIEQFKQFVKKHPKLIEEVRQGKKTWKELYNDWYVFGEDDDMWGEYRSSDVKQDQGDLMQKLASYVKHLDVNELQTYITNVQQAIASIQEVVRQMQQTKKDPFSFRKD; encoded by the coding sequence ATGTCCATCGAACAATTTAAACAGTTTGTGAAAAAACATCCGAAACTGATTGAAGAAGTGCGCCAAGGGAAAAAGACGTGGAAAGAGTTATATAACGATTGGTACGTGTTTGGCGAAGACGATGACATGTGGGGCGAATATCGCTCAAGTGATGTCAAACAAGATCAAGGGGATTTGATGCAAAAGCTAGCCAGTTACGTCAAACACCTTGATGTGAATGAACTTCAAACGTACATTACAAACGTTCAACAAGCGATTGCATCCATCCAAGAAGTCGTCCGCCAAATGCAGCAGACGAAAAAAGATCCGTTTTCGTTTCGAAAAGATTAA
- a CDS encoding 16S rRNA (guanine(966)-N(2))-methyltransferase RsmD, which produces MRVISGKCKGKSLQAVPGMTTRPTTDKVKEAMFNMIGPYFSGGLGLDLFGGSGGLGIEALSRGLDRVIFVDHDAKAVQTMKKNVAACRLTDQAEIYRNDAERALKAIIKRGLTFRLIFLDPPYKNKQLEAFIAIIDAHQLLQRDGFLVAEHDAEVELPIHIGRLTKVKHETYGITAVSIYAYVDEEGE; this is translated from the coding sequence ATGCGAGTCATATCAGGAAAGTGTAAAGGTAAATCGCTTCAAGCAGTTCCGGGAATGACGACACGTCCAACGACAGATAAAGTGAAAGAAGCGATGTTTAATATGATCGGTCCGTATTTTTCCGGCGGGCTTGGGCTTGATTTATTTGGCGGAAGCGGTGGACTTGGCATCGAAGCGTTAAGTCGCGGATTAGATCGCGTCATTTTCGTCGATCATGATGCAAAAGCGGTGCAAACGATGAAAAAAAACGTCGCTGCCTGTCGTTTGACCGATCAAGCGGAAATTTATCGCAACGATGCTGAACGCGCGTTAAAGGCAATTATAAAAAGAGGGTTGACCTTTCGTTTAATTTTTCTTGATCCGCCTTATAAAAATAAACAGTTGGAAGCGTTTATCGCGATCATTGATGCGCATCAGCTTCTACAACGAGACGGCTTTCTTGTTGCGGAACATGATGCGGAAGTCGAGCTTCCCATTCACATCGGTCGTTTAACAAAAGTGAAACACGAAACGTATGGCATTACGGCTGTATCGATTTACGCTTACGTAGACGAGGAAGGAGAATAA
- a CDS encoding cytochrome ubiquinol oxidase subunit I, which translates to MSTLARKKGVGAVIWDYLTTVDHKKIAILYLIAGGIFFLLGGLEAMIIRIQLAVPNNDFISAGFYNEVLTMHGTTMIFLAAMPLVFAMMNAVVPIQIGARDVAFPFLNALGFWLFFFGGVFLNLSWFLGGAPDAGWTSYASLSLASPTHGIDFYVLGLQISGFGTLIGGINFLVTIINMRAPGMTYMRMPMFTWATFVTSALILFAFPPLTVGLIFMMMDRLFGGNFFDPALGGNTIIWEHLFWIFGHPEVYILVLPAFGIFSEIFATFSRKRLFGYSSMVFATVLIGFLGFMVWAHHMFTVGMGPIANAIFAVATMAIAVPTGIKIFNWLFTMWGGSIRFTTPMMYAVAFIPSFVIGGVTGVMNATAAADYQYHDSYFVVAHFHYVIVGGVVFALLAGAHYWWPKMFGKMLDEKLGKVTFWLFFTGFHLTFFIQHFLGLMGMPRRVFTFLPGQGFETGNMISTIGAFFMAAGTIVLLANVVITTVKGKRVGNDPWEDGRTLEWAVSSPAPEYNFAQTPLVRGLDAYWIEKMEGKKGLTPAEPLGDIHMPNPSFLPFVISFGLFVAAFGFLFHNDHAWGTPVGVVGLLITLGAMFFRSIIDDHGFHIHKEEVMEAEKKGAGA; encoded by the coding sequence GTGAGTACGTTAGCTCGGAAAAAAGGTGTCGGCGCAGTCATTTGGGACTACTTAACGACAGTAGACCATAAGAAGATTGCGATTTTGTACTTGATCGCCGGCGGAATTTTCTTCTTGCTTGGTGGTTTAGAAGCGATGATTATTCGCATTCAGCTCGCCGTGCCAAACAACGACTTCATTAGTGCAGGCTTCTACAATGAAGTGTTAACGATGCACGGAACGACGATGATTTTCCTTGCGGCGATGCCGCTCGTGTTTGCGATGATGAACGCTGTTGTACCGATTCAAATCGGTGCGCGTGACGTTGCGTTCCCATTTTTAAACGCGCTTGGATTTTGGTTATTTTTCTTCGGTGGTGTGTTTTTAAACTTATCGTGGTTTTTAGGTGGAGCACCTGATGCTGGTTGGACATCGTATGCATCATTATCGCTTGCATCACCAACACACGGGATCGACTTTTACGTATTAGGTTTACAAATTTCCGGTTTCGGAACGTTAATCGGTGGAATTAACTTCCTTGTGACAATCATCAACATGCGCGCACCAGGAATGACATACATGCGCATGCCGATGTTTACATGGGCGACGTTTGTCACATCTGCGCTTATTTTATTCGCGTTCCCACCATTAACAGTCGGTTTAATTTTCATGATGATGGACCGTCTGTTCGGTGGAAACTTCTTTGATCCAGCGCTTGGTGGAAATACGATCATTTGGGAGCACTTGTTCTGGATTTTCGGTCACCCAGAAGTATACATTCTCGTATTGCCAGCGTTCGGTATTTTCTCAGAAATTTTCGCGACGTTTTCACGTAAACGTTTATTCGGTTACTCTTCGATGGTATTTGCGACAGTATTAATCGGATTTTTAGGCTTCATGGTGTGGGCGCACCATATGTTTACAGTTGGTATGGGTCCAATTGCAAACGCCATCTTTGCGGTTGCGACAATGGCAATTGCCGTTCCAACGGGAATTAAAATTTTCAACTGGTTGTTTACGATGTGGGGCGGAAGCATTCGCTTTACAACGCCAATGATGTATGCCGTCGCGTTCATTCCATCGTTCGTGATCGGTGGGGTGACAGGGGTTATGAACGCAACAGCTGCGGCAGACTATCAATATCACGATAGCTATTTCGTCGTTGCCCACTTCCACTACGTAATCGTCGGTGGGGTTGTGTTTGCGTTGCTTGCAGGGGCTCACTACTGGTGGCCAAAAATGTTCGGTAAAATGTTAGATGAAAAATTAGGAAAAGTGACATTCTGGTTGTTCTTTACTGGTTTCCATTTAACATTCTTCATTCAACATTTCCTTGGCTTAATGGGAATGCCTCGTCGCGTATTCACATTCTTACCGGGTCAAGGATTTGAAACAGGAAACATGATTAGTACAATCGGTGCATTTTTCATGGCAGCAGGTACAATCGTGTTATTAGCAAACGTTGTCATCACAACAGTAAAAGGAAAGCGCGTTGGCAACGACCCATGGGAAGATGGACGTACGTTAGAGTGGGCAGTATCTTCGCCAGCACCAGAGTACAACTTTGCGCAAACACCACTCGTACGCGGGCTAGATGCATATTGGATTGAAAAAATGGAAGGCAAAAAAGGTTTAACACCAGCAGAGCCGCTCGGTGATATTCATATGCCAAATCCATCATTTTTACCGTTTGTCATTTCGTTCGGTTTATTTGTAGCAGCGTTCGGTTTCTTGTTCCATAACGATCACGCATGGGGAACACCAGTTGGCGTAGTAGGCTTGCTCATTACGCTCGGTGCGATGTTCTTCCGTTCGATTATCGACGATCACGGCTTCCATATTCATAAAGAAGAAGTAATGGAAGCAGAGAAGAAGGGAGCTGGGGCATAA